A genomic region of Podarcis raffonei isolate rPodRaf1 chromosome 13, rPodRaf1.pri, whole genome shotgun sequence contains the following coding sequences:
- the LOC128398676 gene encoding olfactory receptor 2D3-like, which yields MWIQNETSVKEFILLGFTSHPTLQRILLTLCLVIYLITLFGNSLIIFLIWVDSRLHTGMYFFIANLSFLDILGTQIIFPQMLFHMASRTNNISFNRCMAQLILMLFCGMTECFILALMAYDRYVAICQPLRYPTIMRMQVCIQMAGACWLGGFFNAAALTVITINFPFCGPNEINHFFCEEPAVLQLACMDTYIVKVLIFALSVIVLMLPFTFIVISYIHIARVVFNINSARGRQRAFSTCVTHLTVVTLFYTTISFTYLQPQSEHAMEQEKKASIFYILFSPMLNPVIYSLRNKDVKGALLKVMGKVN from the coding sequence ATGTGGATTCAGAATGAGACCTCCGTGAAGGAATTCATTCTTCTTGGCTTCACCAGTCATCCAACATTGCAACGTATCCTATTGACACTGTGCCTAGTCATATATCTCATCACTTTATTTGGCAACAGCCTCATCATCTTCTTGATCTGGGTTGACTCCCGCCTTCATACAGGCATGTACTTTTTCATTGCTAACCTTTCTTTCTTAGACATATTAGGCACACAAATCATCTTCCCCCAGATGCTGTTCCATATGGCCTCCAGAACCAATAATATCTCTTTCAACAGATGCATGGCTCAGCTCATCCTGATGCTGTTCTGTGGGATGACTGAGTGCTTCATCCTGGCTCTCATGGCATATGATCGTTATGTGGCCATATGTCAACCACTGCGGTACCCAACCATCATGAGGATGCAAGTGTGTATCCAGATGGCAGGAGCCTGTTGGTTAGGAGGCTTCTTCAATGCTGCAGCACTGACAGTTATCACCATAAATTTTCCCTTCTGTGGACCCAACGAAATCAACCATTTCTTTTGTGAGGAGCCTGCTGTGTTGCAGCTGGCTTGCATGGACACCTACATAGTAAAAGTCCTCATCTTTGCCCTGAGTGTCATTGTGCTCATGTTGCCTTTCACTTTTATAGTGATCTCCTACATCCACATTGCCAGGGTGGTGTTCAACATAAACTCAGCAAGGGGACGGCAACGAGCTTTCTCCACTTGTGTTACCCACCTCACTGTTGTGACATTGTTCTACACCACCATCAGCTTCACTTACTTGCAGCCTCAGTCTGAACATGCTATGGAGCAGGAGAAGAAAGCTTCCATTTTCTATATTCTTTTCTCCCCGATGCTGAACCCTGTCATTTACAGCCTGAGGAACAAGGATGTTAAAGGGGCTTTGCTTAAAGTCATGGGGAAAGTCAACTGA
- the LOC128399576 gene encoding olfactory receptor-like protein OLF3 produces the protein MMGQYNQTNVKEFVFMGFSRDRNLNLCLFVVFLSMYLVTLTGNTLIIVAIRIDPRLSTPMYFFLSNLSFLDICYTTSVVPQLLLHSLTSHKVISFSRCMAQLYISLSLGGIEFILLAAMAYDRYVAVCYPLHYMTIMSRRVYIQMAMASWMGGFLNALVQTVFTMHLQFCSFNTINHFACELLAVIKVACSNTFVNEIVIIVAGVIVLLIPCGVVLLSYVYIIRAILRIRSSEGRQRAFSTCTSHLTVVTLCYGTAIFAYMSPKANTSPNQDKMVSIFYAVVTPMLNPIIYSLRNKEVKGALSKAVRKSITT, from the coding sequence ATGATGGGACAATACAATCAGACAAATGTCAAAGAGTTTGTTTTTATGGGATTCTCCAGGGATCGAAACCTAAATTTGTGTCTCTTTGTAGTGTTTCTCTCCATGTACCTTGTCACCCTGACAGGCAACACACTAATCATTGTGGCTATCCGTATTGACCCACGGCTCAGCACCCCCATGTACTTTTTCCTAAGCAATTTGTCTTTCCTGGACATCTGTTATACAACTAGTGTGGTGCCCCAGCTGTTGCTCCATTCCCTGACTAGTCACAAGGTCATCTCTTTCAGTCGTTGCATGGCTCAGCTCTACATCTCTTTGTCCCTGGGTGGTATTGAGTTTATCCTGCTAGCAGCCATGGCCTATGACAGATATGTGGCTGTCTGCTATCCCTTGCATTACATGACGATAATGAGCAGACGAGTGTATATTCAGATGGCAATGGCTTCTTGGATGGGTGGCTTCCTCAATGCTCTGGTGCAGACGGTATTTACCATGCACCTTCAGTTCTGTAGCTTCAACACCATCAACCATTTTGCCTGCGAACTCCTGGCTGTTATCAAAGTGGCTTGCTCCAACACTTTTGTCAATGAGATTGTGATTATAGTGGCAGGAGTCATTGTCCTGTTGATTCCCTGTGGGGTTGTGCTTCTCTCCTATGTCTATATAATCCGTGCCATCTTACGAATTCGCTCTTCAGAAGGtcggcagagagccttctctacATGTACCTCGCATCTGACTGTGGTCACTCTCTGCTATGGCACAGCAATCTTTGCTTACATGAGTCCCAAAGCCAACACTTCACCCAACCAAGACAAGATGGTATCAATATTCTATGCAGTGGTTACTCCCATGCTCAACCCTATCATATACAGTCTAAGGAACAAGGAAGTAAAAGGAGCCCTTTCTAAAGCGGTAAGGAAAAGTATCACCACTTAA